In the genome of Pseudomonas protegens, one region contains:
- a CDS encoding SurA N-terminal domain-containing protein encodes MLQNIRDNSQGWIAKTIIGVIVALLALTGFDAIFKATTHNQDAAKVNGEEITQNELSQAVDMQRRQLMQQLGKDFDASLLDEKMLREAALKGLIDRKLLLQGAKDSKFAFSEGALDQVILQTPEFQVDGKFSPERFDQVIRQLGYTRLQFRQMLAQEMLIGQVRAGLAGSGFVTDAQVLAFARLEKQTRDFASLTIKADPAAVKLTDEEVKAYYDQHAKEFMTPDQVVIDYIELKKAAFFDQVSVKDEDLQALYQKEIANLSEQRRAAHILIEVNDKVNEAQAKAKIEEIQARLAKGESFEALAKEFSQDPGSASNGGDLGFAGPGVYDPIFEKALYALNKDQVSAPVRTGFGFHLIKLLGIEAPQVPSFASLKDKLTRELKTQQVEQRFVEATKQLEDSSFEASDLAQPAQDLKLTVHTSAPFGREGGDGIAANRNVVQAAFSTEVLDEGANSTAIELDPETVVVLRVKEHHKPEQLPLEGVATAIRAQLAKEHASAAAKTKAEELIASLRDGKTALNKPVDGQNWKVMQAVTRAQDGVDPTVLQALFRMSKPESKDKPSFTSVTLPNGNLLVLQLNSVNEAAAPTEEEKVQYRRFLASRIGQQDFSAYRKQLENQADIKRY; translated from the coding sequence ACGAGTTGAGCCAGGCCGTCGACATGCAACGCCGTCAGTTGATGCAACAGTTGGGCAAAGACTTCGATGCCTCACTGCTGGATGAGAAGATGCTGCGTGAAGCCGCTCTGAAAGGGCTGATCGATCGCAAGCTGTTGCTGCAAGGGGCGAAGGATTCCAAGTTCGCGTTTTCCGAAGGTGCCCTGGATCAAGTGATCCTGCAGACACCTGAATTCCAGGTGGACGGCAAATTCAGCCCCGAGCGTTTCGACCAAGTCATCCGTCAACTGGGTTACACCCGTCTGCAATTCCGCCAGATGCTGGCTCAGGAAATGCTGATCGGCCAGGTACGTGCCGGTCTTGCCGGCAGCGGTTTTGTGACCGACGCCCAGGTGCTGGCCTTCGCTCGTCTGGAAAAGCAGACCCGGGATTTCGCTTCCCTGACCATCAAGGCCGATCCGGCGGCAGTCAAGCTGACCGACGAAGAGGTCAAGGCCTACTACGATCAGCACGCCAAGGAGTTCATGACTCCTGACCAGGTGGTCATCGATTACATCGAGTTGAAGAAGGCCGCGTTCTTCGACCAGGTCAGCGTCAAGGACGAAGACCTGCAAGCGCTGTATCAGAAAGAAATCGCCAACCTGTCCGAGCAACGTCGTGCCGCGCACATCCTGATCGAAGTCAACGACAAGGTGAACGAGGCCCAGGCCAAGGCCAAGATCGAGGAGATCCAGGCTCGTCTGGCCAAGGGTGAAAGCTTCGAGGCGCTGGCCAAGGAGTTCTCCCAGGATCCAGGTTCGGCCAGTAACGGCGGTGACCTGGGCTTCGCCGGCCCGGGTGTTTACGACCCGATCTTCGAAAAAGCGCTGTACGCGCTGAACAAGGATCAGGTGTCGGCGCCGGTGCGTACCGGCTTCGGTTTCCACTTGATCAAGCTGCTGGGCATTGAGGCACCGCAAGTGCCGAGCTTCGCCAGCCTCAAGGACAAGCTGACCCGCGAACTGAAAACCCAGCAGGTCGAGCAGCGTTTCGTCGAGGCCACCAAGCAGCTTGAAGATTCGTCGTTCGAGGCTTCCGATCTGGCACAGCCGGCTCAGGATCTGAAACTGACTGTTCACACCTCCGCGCCGTTCGGCCGTGAGGGCGGTGACGGCATCGCCGCCAACCGTAACGTGGTGCAGGCCGCGTTCAGCACCGAGGTTCTCGATGAGGGTGCCAACAGCACCGCAATCGAACTGGATCCTGAAACCGTCGTGGTGCTGCGTGTCAAAGAGCATCACAAGCCTGAGCAACTGCCGCTGGAAGGTGTCGCTACCGCCATTCGTGCGCAATTGGCCAAGGAGCACGCCAGTGCTGCGGCCAAGACCAAGGCTGAAGAACTGATCGCCAGCTTGCGTGATGGCAAGACCGCGCTGAACAAGCCGGTGGACGGTCAGAACTGGAAGGTCATGCAAGCCGTGACTCGTGCCCAGGACGGTGTCGATCCGACCGTACTGCAGGCGCTGTTCCGCATGAGCAAGCCTGAGTCCAAGGACAAGCCGTCCTTCACCAGCGTGACGCTGCCCAACGGCAACCTGCTGGTGCTGCAACTCAACAGCGTCAACGAAGCCGCCGCGCCGACCGAGGAAGAGAAGGTTCAATACCGTCGCTTCCTGGCCTCGCGAATCGGCCAGCAGGATTTCTCTGCTTATCGCAAGCAGTTGGAAAACCAGGCGGACATCAAGCGTTACTGA